In a single window of the Anaerocolumna cellulosilytica genome:
- a CDS encoding response regulator transcription factor: MINILLVEDEKNIAFLLYANLTQAGYDCVCVYNGTAAVEKIDTHKYDLILLDIMLPEIDGYDLAEYIRPKKIPIIFLTAKSSVLERVKGLKLGADDYIVKPFEMIELLARVEAVLRRYNLCDTKISFMEIEIDTISRKVTKGGRDVALTVKEYDMLLFFIRNKSIALFRDKIYESVWGGDYTGDSRTVDLHVQRLRKKLNWEDTIISVYKIGYRLDVPKNKTICRN; the protein is encoded by the coding sequence ATGATTAATATCTTACTTGTTGAAGATGAAAAAAATATAGCGTTTTTACTTTATGCCAACCTAACCCAAGCGGGTTATGACTGCGTATGTGTATATAATGGGACCGCTGCGGTAGAAAAGATTGATACGCACAAATACGACTTGATACTTCTGGATATCATGTTGCCGGAAATAGACGGGTATGATCTTGCTGAATATATTAGACCGAAAAAAATACCGATTATTTTTCTTACTGCCAAGTCTTCTGTTTTAGAAAGAGTAAAAGGCCTTAAGCTTGGTGCGGACGACTATATCGTAAAGCCCTTTGAAATGATTGAATTGCTAGCCAGAGTAGAAGCCGTATTGAGGCGATACAATTTGTGTGATACCAAAATAAGCTTCATGGAGATTGAAATAGATACCATCTCTAGAAAGGTTACAAAAGGTGGCAGGGACGTGGCTCTGACCGTAAAAGAATATGATATGCTGCTATTTTTTATACGAAACAAAAGCATTGCACTGTTTCGTGATAAAATTTATGAAAGTGTTTGGGGTGGAGATTATACAGGTGACAGCCGTACCGTTGATTTGCATGTACAGCGACTGCGTAAGAAACTAAACTGGGAGGATACGATTATATCTGTGTACAAAATTGGATACCGCTTGGACGTTCCAAAAAATAAAACAATTTGTAGAAATTGA